CTTGTCAATTTACCTGACTTCTGATTATAATGACATTAAGAGTTTCACGCTTTGTTAGAAAATATAACATTGGGGAGTGGGGTACAATATGAAAAAAAAGATGTTGATGATGTTCCTGGGTATGATTACACTGATGATCTATCCGGTCAGCGCATTCGCGGCTGAGGGTCCGGCAGCACCGGATCTGCAAATCGGATTGGACACTGCATTTACGTTCCTGGCCTTTATCCTTGTGTTCTTCATGCAATCAGGGTTCGCATTACTCGAGGCCGGTTCGGTCCGGATGAAGAATGCCGGTCACGTAGCCGGTAAGACGGTACTGACTCTGGCGATTGCAAGCTTATGCTTCTGGGCACTGGGCTTTGGCCTTGGCTTCGGTAACGGCAACAGCTTCTTCGGAACTACAGGCTTCTTGTATGGTGGCGATTCGGCCGCCTCTGCATTCGAATCCCTGGCCTTCTCCGATGTTACACTAAATACGAAATTCCTGTTCCAAATGGCATTTGCGGCAGTCTCCCTGGCGATTGTATCCGGTGGTATGGCTGAACGTGCTAAGCTTAGCGTCTATATTATCTTCGGAATTCTCTTCTCGGTTGTGATTTATCCGGTTGTAGCTCACTGGGTATGGGGCGGTGGCTGGCTGGCAGAGCTGAGCATGCAGGATTATGCAGGTTCTACGGTAGTCCATCTTACAGGGGCAACGGCGGCTGTAGTGGCGACCATTCTCCTCAAGCCTCGTCTTGGCAAATTCAACAAAGAAGGCAAGCCGGTCATTATTCCGGGTCATAACCAGGTATTCACTGTCCTTGGGGTTATCATTCTCTGGTTCGGCTGGTTCGGCTTCAACCCCGGCAGCGCGATGTCCCCTATGGGCGGATTCTTCGGACACGTAGCATTGACTACTAACATTGCAGCGGCGGCAGGCGGTCTGGCAGCACTGGCAGCTTCCTGGTTGTACTTCGGCAAATCCGATATTCCGGCAATGCTTAACGGCGTACTGGCAGCACTCGTTGCCATCACCGGTGCCTGTGCCTTCGTAGAGCCTTGGGCAGCTATTATTATCGGTCTCATTGCCGGTGCCTTCACCTTCATGACTTCGCAGTGGCTGGAGCGTGCAGGACTGGATGATCCAATCTATGCTTTCTCTGTACATGGTATTGCCGGTATGTGGGGGGCGTTGTCTACAGGCCTCTTCGCAGCACCTGATCTGATTGAACAGGGCGGACT
This genomic interval from Paenibacillus sp. FSL H8-0332 contains the following:
- a CDS encoding ammonium transporter; translation: MKKKMLMMFLGMITLMIYPVSAFAAEGPAAPDLQIGLDTAFTFLAFILVFFMQSGFALLEAGSVRMKNAGHVAGKTVLTLAIASLCFWALGFGLGFGNGNSFFGTTGFLYGGDSAASAFESLAFSDVTLNTKFLFQMAFAAVSLAIVSGGMAERAKLSVYIIFGILFSVVIYPVVAHWVWGGGWLAELSMQDYAGSTVVHLTGATAAVVATILLKPRLGKFNKEGKPVIIPGHNQVFTVLGVIILWFGWFGFNPGSAMSPMGGFFGHVALTTNIAAAAGGLAALAASWLYFGKSDIPAMLNGVLAALVAITGACAFVEPWAAIIIGLIAGAFTFMTSQWLERAGLDDPIYAFSVHGIAGMWGALSTGLFAAPDLIEQGGLVGKAGLFYGGGFHQLGVQALGVVGTFVFVAVMSFIILYVMKMVMGIRVTEEEELMGLDISEHGTYGYPEQMKLISESESKTLKH